A single Sphingopyxis chilensis DNA region contains:
- the fabG gene encoding 3-oxoacyl-[acyl-carrier-protein] reductase yields the protein MFDLTGMTALVTGASGGIGSAIAQALAAQGARLAVSGSNADKLSAFRDTLGGDHVALPCNLGDAAAVDALVPSAVEALGQLDILVNNAGVTRDNLIMRMKDEEWMDVIRINLEANFRLARAAAKPMMKARFGRIISITSVVGATGNPGQANYAASKAGVTGMTKALAQELASRGITANCVAPGFIATAMTDDLPDAQKEALNQRIPAGRMGEGSDIAAAVVYLASKEAGYVTGQTLHVNGGMAMLS from the coding sequence ATGTTCGATCTCACCGGCATGACCGCCCTCGTCACCGGCGCCTCGGGCGGCATCGGTTCTGCCATCGCGCAGGCGCTTGCCGCGCAGGGCGCACGGCTCGCGGTGTCGGGTTCCAACGCCGACAAGCTGAGCGCCTTTCGCGATACCCTCGGCGGCGACCATGTCGCGCTGCCGTGCAACCTCGGCGATGCCGCCGCCGTCGATGCGCTCGTGCCCTCGGCGGTCGAGGCGCTCGGGCAGCTCGATATCCTCGTCAACAACGCCGGCGTCACGCGCGACAATCTGATCATGCGGATGAAGGACGAGGAGTGGATGGACGTCATCCGCATCAACCTCGAGGCCAATTTCCGCCTCGCGCGCGCCGCCGCGAAACCGATGATGAAGGCGCGTTTCGGCCGCATCATTTCGATCACCAGCGTCGTCGGCGCGACCGGCAATCCGGGGCAGGCCAATTATGCCGCGTCGAAGGCGGGCGTCACCGGCATGACCAAGGCGCTGGCGCAGGAACTGGCGAGCCGCGGCATCACCGCGAACTGCGTCGCGCCCGGCTTCATTGCGACCGCGATGACCGACGATTTGCCGGACGCGCAGAAAGAAGCGCTCAACCAGCGCATCCCGGCGGGCCGGATGGGAGAGGGCAGCGATATCGCCGCCGCGGTCGTCTATCTCGCGTCGAAGGAAGCGGGCTACGTCACCGGGCAGACGTTGCATGTGAACGGCGGCATGGCCATGCTGTCCTGA
- a CDS encoding division/cell wall cluster transcriptional repressor MraZ, producing the protein MAIVTPGQYAGTNFAAIDGKGRIAVPSQFRNNVPLNADGQRVLWVGFHEKLPCLVAYGQDQYDRLNGEIERDRETARLRNIDFDEDSEFKKRFSYTEPYTLDDSGRFLPSFIHRDRVGDAGATAFVGSGRRLEIWWLPTLAECAEADPVLRRLAASWDAAKGKGRK; encoded by the coding sequence ATGGCGATTGTGACGCCCGGCCAGTATGCGGGTACCAACTTCGCCGCGATCGATGGCAAGGGGCGCATCGCCGTCCCCTCACAGTTCCGCAACAATGTGCCCCTCAATGCGGACGGTCAGCGCGTACTCTGGGTAGGTTTTCACGAAAAACTGCCGTGCCTCGTCGCCTATGGGCAGGATCAGTATGACCGGCTGAACGGCGAGATCGAACGCGACCGCGAAACCGCGCGGCTGCGCAACATAGACTTCGACGAGGACAGCGAGTTCAAGAAGCGCTTCAGCTATACCGAGCCGTACACGCTCGACGACAGCGGCCGCTTCCTTCCCAGCTTCATCCACCGCGACCGCGTCGGCGATGCCGGCGCGACGGCTTTTGTGGGGTCGGGCCGCCGTCTCGAAATCTGGTGGCTGCCGACGCTGGCCGAATGCGCCGAGGCCGACCCGGTGCTCCGGCGGCTAGCCGCTTCATGGGACGCCGCCAAGGGGAAGGGGCGCAAGTGA
- a CDS encoding cysteine synthase A, producing MTIAKTSLDLIGNTPLVLLKGPSEATGCEIWGKCEYANPGGSVKDRAALYIVRDAEANGSLRPGGTIVEGTAGNTGIGLALVANALGYRTIIVMPDNQSAEKMATIRALGAELVLVPPAPFANPGHFVHTSRRIAEETDNAIWANQFDNIANRKAHIFGTAEEIWEQMDGRIDGFTCAAGTGGTIAGTGLGLKAKSADITIALTDPHGAGLYNYYQCGELKPEGSSVAEGIGQNRITANLEGAPIDTQFRISDAEGLAIVRRLLDEEGLCLGLSSGINVAGAMALARQLGPGKRIATILCDSGFRYLSTLYNPEWLASKGLEAAA from the coding sequence ATGACCATAGCCAAAACCAGCTTGGACCTGATCGGGAACACCCCGCTCGTCCTGCTCAAGGGCCCCAGCGAAGCGACCGGCTGCGAAATCTGGGGAAAATGCGAATATGCCAACCCCGGCGGTTCGGTGAAGGACCGCGCCGCGCTCTATATCGTGCGCGATGCCGAAGCGAACGGCAGCCTTCGCCCCGGCGGCACGATCGTCGAGGGAACGGCGGGCAATACCGGCATCGGGCTCGCGCTCGTCGCCAATGCGCTCGGCTACAGGACGATCATCGTCATGCCCGACAATCAGAGCGCCGAGAAAATGGCGACGATCCGCGCATTGGGCGCCGAACTCGTGCTCGTCCCGCCCGCGCCCTTCGCCAATCCCGGCCATTTCGTCCACACCTCGCGCCGCATCGCCGAGGAAACCGACAATGCGATCTGGGCTAACCAGTTCGACAATATCGCCAACCGAAAGGCGCATATCTTCGGCACGGCAGAGGAAATCTGGGAACAGATGGACGGCCGCATCGACGGCTTCACCTGTGCGGCGGGAACCGGCGGCACGATCGCGGGGACCGGGCTGGGGCTGAAAGCGAAGAGCGCCGACATCACCATCGCGCTGACCGATCCGCACGGCGCCGGACTCTATAATTATTACCAGTGCGGCGAGTTGAAGCCCGAAGGGTCGAGCGTCGCCGAAGGCATCGGCCAGAACCGCATCACCGCCAATCTGGAAGGCGCGCCGATCGACACGCAGTTCCGCATTTCGGATGCGGAGGGGCTCGCCATCGTCCGCCGCCTGCTCGACGAGGAGGGGCTGTGCCTCGGCCTGTCGTCGGGGATCAACGTCGCCGGCGCGATGGCGCTCGCGCGGCAGCTCGGGCCGGGCAAGCGCATCGCGACCATCCTCTGCGACAGCGGGTTCCGTTATCTCTCGACGCTCTACAACCCCGAATGGCTGGCGAGCAAGGGACTGGAGGCAGCAGCATGA
- a CDS encoding Gldg family protein, which produces MIAPSRRPLLRAFATAIAIVALAWVAGGQALLGRIDPALAVPLLPLPLMLLAWWQRREPAATRWFTILLALVLLAAAQALLGFIFAGSAASPQLLLTMAAGGLAAWLSGLLAGWRARFGALPWLAALLLVAGWFGAAHGLLAALYRPAAAAADAPALTMLTGLPLRWSGGGDIGAMIAEGMNDDPALARLAAAGPVSLVDSLADHVPPPGGALLLAHPRALAPQELVAIDAFVRGGGRAVVLADALSGWPARHPLGDPRNPPVTSLLTPLLDHWGITLAAPAAAEGPSLPVDVDGLRLRLFSSGRFDRLPPQCQAFAGRRVARCPIGKGEAWLAGDADLLFAPLWRPLVPGADHLRRADTMEWLAARLWPGAGDGVLRPLWIRARAA; this is translated from the coding sequence GTGATCGCGCCATCGCGCAGGCCGTTGCTGCGCGCCTTCGCCACCGCCATCGCGATCGTCGCGCTGGCGTGGGTCGCGGGCGGGCAGGCGCTGCTCGGGCGCATCGATCCCGCGCTCGCCGTTCCGCTGCTCCCGCTCCCCCTGATGCTGCTCGCATGGTGGCAGCGCCGCGAGCCGGCCGCGACCCGTTGGTTTACGATATTGTTGGCGCTCGTCCTCCTCGCCGCGGCGCAGGCGCTGCTCGGCTTCATCTTTGCCGGATCGGCGGCTTCGCCGCAGCTCCTCCTGACCATGGCCGCGGGCGGCCTCGCCGCGTGGCTCTCGGGACTGCTCGCGGGCTGGCGTGCGCGCTTCGGGGCTTTGCCCTGGCTAGCCGCGCTGCTGCTCGTCGCCGGCTGGTTCGGGGCGGCACATGGACTGCTCGCCGCCCTCTATCGCCCGGCCGCCGCAGCGGCGGACGCCCCCGCCCTCACTATGCTCACCGGCCTGCCGCTGCGCTGGTCGGGCGGCGGCGACATCGGGGCGATGATTGCGGAGGGAATGAATGACGATCCGGCGCTCGCGCGGCTGGCCGCGGCCGGTCCCGTGTCGCTCGTCGACAGCCTCGCCGACCATGTGCCCCCTCCCGGTGGCGCGCTGCTGCTCGCGCATCCCCGCGCGCTCGCGCCGCAGGAACTGGTCGCGATCGACGCCTTCGTGCGCGGCGGCGGCCGCGCGGTCGTCCTCGCCGATGCGCTGTCGGGCTGGCCCGCGCGCCACCCGCTGGGCGATCCGCGCAATCCGCCCGTGACGAGCCTACTGACGCCGCTCCTCGATCATTGGGGCATCACGCTCGCGGCGCCTGCCGCCGCCGAGGGGCCTTCATTGCCCGTTGACGTTGACGGCTTGCGTCTCCGTCTGTTCAGCTCCGGCCGCTTCGATCGCCTCCCTCCGCAATGCCAGGCCTTCGCCGGCCGGCGCGTCGCCCGCTGCCCGATAGGGAAGGGCGAGGCCTGGCTGGCCGGCGACGCCGACCTGCTCTTCGCTCCGCTCTGGCGCCCGCTCGTCCCCGGCGCCGATCATTTGCGGCGGGCCGACACGATGGAATGGCTCGCGGCGCGCCTGTGGCCCGGCGCCGGTGACGGTGTGCTCCGTCCGCTCTGGATTCGCGCTCGCGCCGCCTGA
- the rsmH gene encoding 16S rRNA (cytosine(1402)-N(4))-methyltransferase RsmH has protein sequence MTELLPERHRDPRHDPVLREEVIAALAILPGERHVDATFGAGGYTRAMLAAGAEVVACDRDPDAIAEGQALVAESDGKLTLVHGRFGEIDRLLAERGIEAVDGITFDIGVSSMQLDRDARGFSFQKDGPLDMRMAQEGESAADWLNRADESEIADVLFHYGDERQSRRVARAIVAARPLSRTAELATVIRKALRHPPGAPKDPSTKSFQAIRIHINNELDELVAGLAAAERILRPGGRLAVVSFHSTEDRIVKNFLRERSGGDAAGSRHRPAPTPLARAATFETPARKVRPGKEEEARNPRARSATLRSAVRTAAPAWPDNRMKEAMSC, from the coding sequence GTGACCGAGCTTCTCCCCGAACGCCATCGGGATCCCCGCCACGATCCGGTCCTCCGTGAAGAAGTCATCGCCGCGCTCGCAATCCTTCCCGGGGAGCGCCATGTCGATGCGACCTTCGGCGCGGGTGGCTATACACGCGCGATGCTCGCCGCGGGCGCCGAAGTCGTCGCGTGCGACCGCGATCCCGACGCGATCGCCGAAGGGCAGGCGCTCGTCGCCGAATCCGATGGCAAGCTGACGCTGGTCCACGGCCGCTTCGGCGAGATCGACCGGCTGCTTGCCGAGCGCGGGATCGAGGCGGTCGACGGCATCACCTTCGACATCGGCGTCTCGTCGATGCAGCTCGACCGCGATGCGCGCGGCTTTTCCTTCCAGAAGGACGGCCCGCTCGACATGCGCATGGCGCAGGAGGGCGAAAGCGCTGCCGACTGGCTCAATCGTGCCGACGAGAGCGAGATCGCCGACGTGCTCTTTCATTATGGCGACGAGCGCCAGTCGCGCCGCGTCGCGCGCGCGATCGTCGCTGCGCGCCCGCTCAGCCGGACCGCCGAGCTCGCGACCGTGATTCGCAAGGCGCTGCGCCATCCGCCCGGCGCGCCGAAGGATCCCTCGACCAAGAGCTTTCAGGCGATCCGCATCCACATCAATAATGAACTCGACGAGCTGGTCGCGGGTTTGGCCGCCGCGGAGCGCATATTGCGCCCCGGCGGCCGGCTCGCCGTCGTCAGCTTCCACAGCACCGAGGACCGTATCGTGAAGAATTTCCTGCGCGAACGCAGCGGTGGCGATGCCGCGGGTTCGCGTCACCGGCCCGCGCCGACCCCTCTGGCGCGGGCCGCAACCTTCGAGACGCCGGCGCGCAAGGTGCGTCCGGGCAAGGAAGAGGAAGCGCGCAATCCGCGCGCGCGTTCGGCGACACTGCGCAGCGCGGTACGCACCGCGGCACCGGCCTGGCCGGACAACAGGATGAAGGAGGCGATGTCATGCTGA
- a CDS encoding peptidoglycan D,D-transpeptidase FtsI family protein, which translates to MNTLVVRPTRVRTAGVRQQILLTAQQRLMILMLLFMAAFFVVSVRLLYFALFDTSSGRSAATAFIPARADIVDRNGVPLARTIDGYSIRVMPSKLLNDRQYLAAELQKIFPDMTRQDLLAKLTGPRPTYIRRRALPDQVAAVNAIGDVGFDFPREKERLYPQLTLAAHVLGFTNSEGHGVTGVEGAFDERLIDKATRGEPLALSIDARVQGVLESELSTAVANLEAIGGAGIILDVHTGEVAAMTSLPTFNPNKLLGSDPGTRRNAVTYNLYELGSTFKPLSIGAAIDDGTVTSMARRYDATAPLPIAGFRIRDSHPGRWYNVPETLIESSNIATARIADELGRENLERLFRDLNFDKRPEIELKERAFPLWPKNWGRVTTMTTSYGHGIAVTPLHLASAYAALVNGGIYRPATMLKLGDKSPPQGRRVFKASTSARMRQLLRLIVSDGTGKQADAPGFRVGGKTGSAEKPGAGGYRRHSLVSTFSAAFPMDNPRYVVLVMIDEPKGNAYSSGQRTAGWTAAPVVRKVVTRAGPMLGVFPDESRDVDVSELTPLLQRGEETH; encoded by the coding sequence ATGAACACGCTGGTCGTCCGTCCGACCCGGGTTCGAACCGCAGGGGTGCGGCAGCAGATATTGCTGACCGCACAACAGCGTTTGATGATCCTGATGCTGCTGTTCATGGCGGCATTTTTCGTTGTGTCGGTGCGCCTGCTCTATTTCGCGCTGTTCGATACATCGTCGGGCCGTTCGGCGGCGACGGCTTTCATTCCCGCCCGCGCCGACATCGTCGATCGCAACGGCGTGCCGCTCGCGCGCACGATCGACGGCTATTCGATCCGCGTCATGCCGTCGAAATTGCTCAACGACCGGCAATATCTGGCGGCCGAGCTGCAAAAGATCTTTCCAGACATGACGCGCCAGGACCTGCTGGCGAAGCTGACCGGGCCGCGCCCGACCTATATCCGCCGCCGCGCGCTGCCCGATCAGGTCGCCGCGGTGAACGCGATCGGCGACGTCGGCTTCGATTTTCCGCGCGAGAAGGAACGCCTCTATCCGCAGCTCACCCTCGCCGCGCATGTGCTCGGCTTCACCAATTCGGAGGGGCATGGCGTCACCGGCGTCGAGGGTGCGTTCGACGAGCGGCTGATCGACAAGGCGACACGCGGCGAGCCGCTCGCACTGTCGATTGACGCGCGCGTCCAGGGCGTGCTCGAAAGCGAACTGAGCACGGCGGTTGCGAACCTCGAGGCGATCGGCGGCGCGGGCATCATCCTCGACGTCCATACCGGCGAAGTCGCCGCGATGACCTCGCTCCCGACCTTTAATCCCAACAAGCTGCTCGGCAGCGATCCGGGCACGCGGCGCAACGCCGTCACCTACAATCTTTATGAACTCGGCTCGACCTTCAAGCCGCTGTCGATCGGCGCCGCGATCGACGACGGCACGGTGACCAGCATGGCGCGTCGCTACGATGCGACGGCGCCGCTCCCGATCGCGGGTTTTCGTATCCGCGACAGCCATCCCGGGCGCTGGTATAATGTCCCCGAAACGCTGATCGAAAGCTCGAACATCGCGACCGCGCGCATCGCCGATGAACTGGGGCGCGAGAATCTGGAACGACTGTTCCGCGACCTGAACTTCGACAAGCGCCCCGAAATCGAGCTCAAGGAACGCGCCTTCCCGCTGTGGCCGAAAAACTGGGGCCGGGTGACGACGATGACGACCAGCTATGGTCACGGCATCGCGGTGACGCCGCTGCACCTCGCGAGCGCTTATGCCGCGCTCGTCAACGGGGGCATCTATCGCCCCGCGACGATGCTCAAGCTCGGCGACAAGTCGCCGCCGCAGGGTCGCCGCGTGTTCAAGGCGTCGACCAGCGCGCGGATGCGCCAGCTTCTGCGCCTTATCGTCTCCGACGGCACCGGCAAACAGGCCGACGCGCCGGGTTTCCGCGTTGGCGGCAAGACCGGATCGGCCGAAAAGCCGGGCGCTGGCGGCTATCGCCGCCACTCGCTCGTCTCGACCTTCTCGGCGGCTTTCCCGATGGACAATCCGCGCTATGTGGTGCTCGTGATGATCGACGAGCCCAAGGGCAATGCCTATAGTTCGGGCCAGCGCACCGCGGGCTGGACCGCGGCGCCGGTGGTGCGCAAGGTCGTGACGCGCGCGGGCCCGATGCTCGGCGTCTTCCCCGACGAAAGCCGCGACGTTGACGTCTCCGAATTGACGCCGCTGCTGCAAAGAGGCGAGGAAACGCACTGA
- a CDS encoding UDP-N-acetylmuramoyl-L-alanyl-D-glutamate--2,6-diaminopimelate ligase, producing MRLAALLEDQALEGSGPVVTGLAIDHRKVAPGTVFGAFVGEKFNGEDFIPAALEAGAVAIVARPEARVEGAVHVADANPRRAFAHIAARFFHRFPATCVAVTGTNGKTSTVEMTRQLWRMAGFNAASIGTLGITTSMDSASTGLTTPDIVTFLSNMSGLAAEGVTHAAFEASSHGLDQYRTEGLPVKAAAFTNLSHDHLDYHGTMDSYLSAKLRLFTEVVEPGGAAVVWADDEYSPAVIGAARARGVRLLTVGTRGEALRLVSREATQLGQSLVITAGDLSQKVDLPLIGGYQVANALVSAGLVIATGGDARQTLANLARLQPVRGRLERAAITRAGAPVYVDYAHTPDAIEAALDALRPHAAGRLILVFGAGGDRDQAKRPEMGRVAAAKADVLVITDDNPRGEDPAAIRDAIAAAAPGARVIGDRRAAIAAAIAEARGDDIVCIAGKGHEQGQIVGRGDEMRVIPFDDVAVAREEAA from the coding sequence ATGCGTCTCGCCGCGCTGCTCGAGGATCAGGCGCTGGAGGGCAGCGGTCCCGTCGTCACGGGGCTTGCGATCGATCATCGCAAGGTTGCGCCCGGCACGGTTTTCGGCGCCTTCGTCGGCGAGAAATTCAACGGCGAGGATTTTATTCCCGCCGCCCTCGAAGCGGGTGCGGTCGCGATCGTTGCGCGGCCCGAAGCGCGTGTGGAGGGTGCCGTGCATGTCGCCGATGCCAACCCGCGTCGCGCCTTCGCGCATATCGCGGCACGCTTCTTCCACCGTTTCCCGGCGACCTGCGTCGCGGTGACGGGCACGAACGGCAAGACCTCGACCGTCGAAATGACGCGCCAGTTGTGGCGCATGGCCGGCTTCAACGCCGCCTCGATCGGCACGCTCGGAATCACGACGTCGATGGACAGCGCCTCGACCGGGCTCACGACGCCCGACATCGTCACGTTTCTATCGAACATGTCGGGCCTCGCCGCCGAGGGCGTCACCCATGCAGCGTTCGAGGCGTCGAGCCACGGCCTCGATCAGTATCGCACCGAAGGCCTGCCGGTGAAGGCGGCGGCCTTTACCAATTTGAGCCACGACCATCTCGACTATCATGGCACGATGGATTCCTATCTTTCGGCCAAGCTCCGCCTTTTCACCGAAGTCGTCGAACCCGGCGGCGCGGCGGTGGTCTGGGCCGACGATGAATATTCGCCCGCCGTGATCGGCGCGGCGCGGGCGCGCGGCGTCCGCCTGCTGACCGTCGGCACGCGGGGCGAAGCGCTCCGCCTCGTCTCGCGTGAGGCGACCCAGCTCGGCCAGTCGCTCGTCATCACGGCGGGCGATCTCTCGCAAAAGGTCGATCTGCCGCTGATCGGCGGCTATCAGGTTGCCAACGCGCTCGTATCGGCGGGCCTCGTCATCGCGACCGGCGGCGATGCCCGGCAGACGCTCGCCAATCTCGCGCGGCTGCAGCCGGTGCGCGGGCGGCTCGAACGCGCCGCCATCACGCGCGCGGGCGCGCCGGTCTATGTCGACTATGCCCATACGCCCGACGCGATCGAAGCCGCGCTCGACGCGCTGCGCCCGCATGCGGCGGGCCGCCTGATCCTCGTCTTCGGTGCCGGCGGCGACCGCGACCAGGCGAAGCGCCCCGAAATGGGCAGGGTTGCCGCCGCCAAGGCCGATGTGCTGGTCATCACCGACGACAACCCGCGCGGCGAAGATCCGGCGGCGATCCGGGACGCGATCGCCGCCGCCGCGCCCGGTGCGCGGGTGATCGGCGACCGCCGCGCCGCGATCGCCGCCGCGATCGCCGAGGCGCGCGGCGACGACATCGTCTGCATCGCGGGCAAGGGGCACGAACAGGGTCAGATCGTCGGGCGCGGCGACGAAATGCGCGTCATTCCCTTCGACGATGTCGCGGTCGCGCGCGAGGAGGCGGCATGA
- a CDS encoding TonB-dependent receptor, whose product MRLLCSAGFSLALFLAAPAFAQDRATGSDDDVHTGDPIIVTAPYVRSLDILGNVSVLEGDELARDIRGQIGDTLTRQPGVSATSFSPGASRPVLRGFSGERVKVLTDGIGSIDASNTSADHAVTIDPLTVERIEILRGPAVLLFGSQAIGGAVNLFDRRIPRKVPADHVHVDAIGGYATAANDRNIGSSIDVALSPQIVAHLDGSWRKTGDVRSGGYVYAPDIRGDLLHLAEHELEEGHADEAAELTEQAGKRGKVDNTQSETWTAGGGLSLINDGGQLGISIGYFDTNYGVPDRPNTAHEHEGEEEEGGHDHGEGPVTIGMKQWRADLRGEVELGDGFFDKLRIRAGFADYKHTEFEGDEVGTVFTNQGIEGRVELAQNDRGGWRGASGVQYSHRDFNAIGAEAFVPRNLTDQFALFTLQEYTMGPLGLEAAARYEKTNVRAQTLGFERDFDSFSGALGATYDIFDGAKFGVSVSRAVRAPSAEELLSNGPHIATQSFELGDPNLKRESNWGAEASFKFKSDAFNLSLTGYSNWFDNFIYSAATGAEEDELPVFQYFQRDARVYGFEAEASARLAQIGGFNIIGDVTADMTRAKIKNAGLDRNVPRIPPLRVLGGLEAQGERVDARVEVEWTDDQTRVAQFETPTDGFTLVNASLSWRPLPDTKNLTLSLSANNIFDVEARRHASFTKDYVPLAGRDFRLTARASF is encoded by the coding sequence ATGCGTTTGCTTTGTTCCGCCGGTTTTTCCCTTGCCCTTTTCCTCGCCGCGCCCGCTTTCGCGCAGGATCGCGCCACCGGCAGCGATGACGATGTTCATACCGGCGACCCGATCATCGTCACCGCGCCCTATGTCCGCAGCCTCGACATCCTCGGCAACGTCTCGGTGCTCGAGGGCGACGAGCTGGCGCGCGACATTCGCGGCCAGATCGGAGACACGCTGACCCGCCAGCCGGGCGTTTCGGCGACGAGCTTCTCGCCCGGCGCATCGCGTCCCGTCCTCCGCGGCTTTTCGGGCGAGCGCGTCAAGGTTCTGACCGACGGTATCGGATCGATCGACGCGTCGAACACCTCCGCCGACCATGCGGTCACCATCGACCCGCTGACCGTCGAGCGCATCGAAATCCTGCGCGGCCCCGCGGTGCTGCTGTTCGGCAGTCAGGCGATCGGCGGCGCGGTCAACCTGTTCGACCGCCGGATTCCGAGGAAGGTGCCCGCCGACCACGTCCATGTCGATGCCATCGGCGGCTATGCGACCGCAGCCAACGACCGCAACATCGGCAGTTCGATCGACGTCGCGCTGAGCCCCCAGATCGTCGCGCATCTCGACGGCAGCTGGCGCAAGACGGGCGATGTGCGTTCGGGCGGCTATGTCTATGCCCCCGATATTCGCGGCGACCTGCTCCACCTTGCCGAACATGAACTCGAGGAAGGCCATGCCGACGAAGCGGCGGAGCTGACCGAACAGGCGGGCAAGCGCGGCAAGGTCGACAACACCCAAAGCGAGACCTGGACCGCGGGCGGCGGCCTGTCGCTGATCAACGACGGCGGGCAGCTCGGCATTTCGATCGGCTATTTCGACACTAATTATGGCGTGCCCGATCGCCCGAACACCGCGCACGAGCATGAAGGCGAGGAGGAAGAAGGCGGCCACGACCACGGCGAAGGCCCGGTCACCATCGGCATGAAGCAATGGCGCGCCGACCTGCGCGGCGAAGTCGAGCTGGGCGACGGCTTTTTCGACAAGCTGCGCATCCGCGCGGGCTTTGCCGATTACAAGCACACCGAGTTCGAGGGCGACGAAGTCGGCACCGTCTTCACCAACCAGGGCATCGAAGGCCGGGTCGAGCTGGCGCAGAACGACCGCGGCGGCTGGCGCGGCGCGAGCGGTGTGCAGTACAGCCACCGCGATTTCAACGCGATCGGCGCCGAAGCCTTTGTCCCGCGCAACCTGACCGACCAGTTCGCGCTCTTCACGCTGCAGGAATATACGATGGGCCCGCTGGGGCTCGAAGCCGCGGCGCGCTATGAAAAGACCAATGTGCGCGCGCAGACGCTGGGCTTCGAGCGCGACTTCGACAGCTTCTCGGGTGCGCTTGGCGCGACCTATGACATATTCGACGGCGCGAAGTTCGGTGTTTCGGTATCGCGCGCGGTGCGTGCGCCGTCGGCCGAGGAATTGCTGTCGAACGGCCCGCATATCGCGACGCAGAGCTTCGAGCTCGGCGACCCGAATTTGAAGCGCGAATCCAACTGGGGGGCCGAAGCTTCGTTCAAGTTCAAGTCGGACGCCTTCAACCTCAGCCTCACCGGCTATTCGAACTGGTTCGACAATTTCATCTATTCGGCGGCGACTGGCGCCGAAGAGGATGAGTTGCCCGTCTTCCAATATTTCCAGCGCGACGCGCGCGTCTATGGCTTCGAGGCCGAGGCGAGCGCACGATTGGCGCAGATCGGCGGCTTCAACATCATCGGCGACGTCACCGCCGACATGACGCGCGCGAAGATCAAGAACGCGGGGCTCGACCGCAATGTGCCGCGCATCCCGCCGCTGCGCGTATTGGGCGGGCTCGAGGCGCAGGGCGAACGCGTCGATGCGCGCGTCGAAGTCGAATGGACCGACGACCAGACGCGCGTTGCGCAGTTCGAGACGCCGACCGACGGCTTCACCTTGGTCAACGCCTCGCTAAGCTGGCGTCCGCTTCCCGACACGAAGAATCTGACGCTCAGCCTGTCGGCGAATAATATTTTCGATGTCGAGGCGCGCCGCCACGCAAGCTTTACCAAGGATTATGTGCCGCTGGCGGGCCGCGATTTCCGCCTGACGGCCCGGGCGAGCTTCTGA